The Selenomonas sp. AB3002 sequence GTCTTTCTGCAGTATAAGTACTATGTTTTTGGTTAAGCAGCACATCATTGTATTTTCTCCGATAATACTCATCTGAAGTCAAATCATTCTTTATATCATCAACAACAAGCATAGGTTCTAAACTAGTTGCATATATTTTTGAAACATATCCATTTTCATTTATATCTAAACTTAGTTGCAATCTATTCTTTCCCTTCCATATAGCCATTCCATAGTAATTAACATTTCCACTTTTTTTATCAAGAGAACTAATGTTATAATTTAATCTTGCAGAATTGTTAATTGAAACTATTCTCTCATGTAGATTATATGCTCCCATATTTGATAGTTGCACACTCTGTGCAAAGCATACATTAATTATTAGAAAATATACACTAAACATAAATATAAATCTAAGAACTAACTTCTTCATTCTCTCGCCTCCTAAAATATTTTCAATAAAATTTAATAATCTATATTTACTTCAATAAATCACTTTTTATTCTTTCATACTGGTCAATAAACGAAGCATATTCATTCTGTACCTCCTTATCTATCCTATCTGCCTCATCCTTCTTCTGGGAAGCACTTCCATAATAACGATTAAAAGCCAAGTTAGCTCCCATTTTCATAACTTCACAGTATCGCACAGAATCATCCAACACTTGCAAGAAATCCTTTTTCAATTCCTCTGTCCCCTGCGGAGTCCTTATGTCTTTTACCTTATACCTAACTGACGTTCTTGCATCCTTAGCCTGATCAAGCACCTTAAAATAATCTGCCCAAATCATCCCACCATTTCTGGAAGATTCCATCATGCTACCCAAATCCGTCTTAGCACTGTTATACCTGTCAATAGCATCGTCCATAGCATTAAAGAACTCCCTAAGCTCACTCAGCCTGGCTTGTCTTTCCGCCTCTATCCTCTTGCGTTCCTCTTCCAGTTTTCTCTGCTCCGTTACATAAGCTTTTAGTTGCGCTGGCAGTACAGTGATATCATCATCCAGTGTCATAACTGTATTAGGCACACTGATTTGCCCAGACAGGCTCTTTATTTGCTGCACCGTATCCTTAGATTCTTCCAAGACACTATCCAATTCCTCATCAAGCGGGCTGCCAAGAATTTGAATTGCAGTTCCTAAAACCGAACTCTCCTTCTGCAACAATTCTGTTGTTGCCTCATGCTGTGCCGTATAGCCCTGGAATGGTTTTCTTGAAGAAAACTCTTTTGCCTCGGCATCAATTTCATTCTTCTCATTCTGCAGACGCTTCTTCAGTTCATCAACGTCCCCTGCCTTAACAGCCCCATTCTGCGTATTGGACACAACCACACTGTTGGCTTCATTTAGGACACGATGCGCCTCCGCATACATCTTTAGGTAATTGCCCTCATTCATATTGTTGAAATAATAATAGGACCCAAAGCCCGTAGCCAGTAACAAGACTGCGCCAACAACAGCCTGCTTGAAATATTTATGCTTTGTCCAATCGCCAGCAGCCTTGCTTTCAGCAACATAACAAGCCACTTCCTGCACCCTTGCGCTCCCGCAATTCTTACAGAATTTGGCTTCATCGTCATTTATTGTCGAACACTTCTCACATTTCCAGTCACACTTCGGTATAGCAGCACCGCAATACGGGCAAAAACTGGCTTCAGTATCAGAAATTTGCTTTCCGCAACTATTACAGGTAATCCCCATATAGCATCACTCCTAAGGAATCAGTCCGTTACCACTTCATTATGTTCATATCTATTCTACAAACATCCATCATTTACCTGCCCAAAAACAAAAACGCCTACGACTTTCACCGCAGACGCTCCTCTCTTATAGATTTTGCCGTTATACCCGACGGCGCCCCCTTCAACAACCCTCTAAGCGAATCCACAACGCTTTCCTTGGGCTGCGTCATCTGGGCTACGATCTTCCCATTTGCCGTTATGAAAATATCTTCCTGGCTGACCATTGCCAAATATTTATCCATATCAGCCTGAAAATCCACGATTGTAACATACATAGTGCTCCCTCCTCATGCAGTTCCGTCTTTCTTTGTCTATATTTTATGACTTTAGCTTTTGAAAGACAATACTTTATCCCCCATATATAAAAACAGCGCAGACCTTTTTCTCCGGCCTGCGCTATTTCTTCTGGCAATGTTCGTCGTTATTCATTTATGCTACGCTTTCTGCGACCTGCTCGCATGCTCTATCCAGCCACTGTCCCACAGCAGCGCGTTCATCCACACATTTATCATGACCTGCGTCACTTGCATAGGCCACGAAGCTTTGACAGCCCATCAGCTTTGCTGCCTTGGTGAATTGTTTCACCCTTGCAGGAATAAATACATCCTCCATCCACTGGGAATAAATCTGTATCTTCATGATAAGTCCCTCCTTGAGCCTTGTTCGAATGACGCCAGCGCGTCTAAGTGTCCTCCTCGACACCAGTACGCTGGCCTGCTCCAGTTTCCTTTGCTGAAGCCTCTCACAAGTATTATCGTACAATCAATCCCAAAACTTAAGCATCCCAACCAACATTGCCAGAAAAAATGAAAATAAGTCCAGCAGGGTGGGTTTCTCCCCTCCCTCAATGTCTGGACTTATTATACACTGTTTGGATGGAATTAGTCAAGAATTTAATTAATTTTCATTATTGTTTCATAAATCACTCAGATTAGTTACACTAGTTCCACTGAAACCCTCTCCCGACGAGAAAAATTCCAGGCTTTTGTAAACCCGAAAGAACGGGCGTACTTCACTGCCTCCTCATGGTAGGCACCGCAGTCCTTGGGCTGGTGGGCATCAGAGGTGATGATCAGGGGCAGGTCGTATTTGGCTGCCACTTCCATGAAATCGGGATAGGGAGAGATTTCCTCAATGGGATAGCGGTAGTAGGTGCCTGTATTCACATCAATCCCCATGCCTGCCTTATGCAGCGCCCTGGCTACCCTCTCCAGATAGGGTGTCACATCGAAATCAGGCAGGATCCTGAACAGGCGGATATTGAAGGGGTGTCCCAGCACATCATAGAGACCGGAGTCTGCCAGCTTCTCTGCTTCCTCCGTATACCACTCGTAGATTTCCCTCAGGTCATGGTTGTCCCACTCTGCCTTGATCTCTGCCGAATCATAAGCCCAGCCCCGCAGGAAGTGGACAGAGCCAATCAGGTAGTCAAAATCATAGTCCTTCAGTATATCTGCCACCTTGCCCTGGTCCTGGAAGTTGCAGACCTCCATGCCAATCTTCACCTGATGATCCTTCTGCAGCTCGTGCATGAAGGCAAAGTATTCGTCTATGGTGTACTTGAACTTATTGCTCTTCAGCCACTGCTGCTGGAAGGAACCCACGAAGGAATCGTCCAGTATCAAATCCTCATAGTAAAGCTCCTTGAACTCCGGGAAGGTGTGGGAGTGCTCGGAAATGCCGATTTCCTCCAGGCCCCTCTCTTTCGCCGCCTGAAAGAACCCTTCCACCCAGGCCTTGTCGTAGGAACCCTTCTCAAAATGCATATGGTAATCTGCCTTCATGCCTTTCTCCTTTCCTATACAAGAAAGGCCCGCAGTCCCACAAAAGGACCGCAGACCTTGATATCAATTTTTCTTCTCGCCGCAGAGACCGCTCTTCAGAAGCTCGCGGATCTGCACCATGACGCCGTGCTCGGCGTTGCTCTTGGCCTCAAAGCGGGCCAGTTCCTTCACCTTGGGGTGGGCATTGGCCATAGCATAGCTGTAGTACACGGAGCTCATCATCTCCGCGTCATTCATGTAGTCGCCAAAGGCGGCGCACTCCTTGGGGGTGATCTTGAGCTTCTTCTGCACCTGCTGGATGGCGATGCCCTTATTGATGCCGAAGCCGATGATGTCCACCCAGTAGGCGCTGGCCAGCACCACCTGCAGGCGGCCATTGTACTTCTTCAGATAGGGATAGAGGGTCTTGTCCGCATTTGCCGTGGGGTCGAAGAAGGACACCTTGATGATATCGTCATCCAGGTCATCAAAACCGTCCACTGCCAGGGCATGGGTGAAGTACTTGTGCATCTCTGCCTGGAATTCCTCCGTGTACTGCTCATGCAGGGCATAGGCGCTTTTCTTGCCGCAGACCACCCCATAGCCGGGAGTGTTAGCCAGGCCATCCTTGATGACCTTCAAGGCCAGCTTACGGGGCATGGGGCTGGAGAAAAGCTCCTTGCCCCCCTGCTTCACCAGAGTGCCGTTTTCCGCCACAAAGAGAAAATCATCTTTGTAGTCCGAGAAACTGTCCAGCAGGGAGTAATACTGACGCCCGGAGGCAGGGGCAAAGAGCACCCCGTAAGACTTCATTTCCTCTATGACCTGGGGAAATTCCTCCGGC is a genomic window containing:
- a CDS encoding zinc ribbon domain-containing protein yields the protein MGITCNSCGKQISDTEASFCPYCGAAIPKCDWKCEKCSTINDDEAKFCKNCGSARVQEVACYVAESKAAGDWTKHKYFKQAVVGAVLLLATGFGSYYYFNNMNEGNYLKMYAEAHRVLNEANSVVVSNTQNGAVKAGDVDELKKRLQNEKNEIDAEAKEFSSRKPFQGYTAQHEATTELLQKESSVLGTAIQILGSPLDEELDSVLEESKDTVQQIKSLSGQISVPNTVMTLDDDITVLPAQLKAYVTEQRKLEEERKRIEAERQARLSELREFFNAMDDAIDRYNSAKTDLGSMMESSRNGGMIWADYFKVLDQAKDARTSVRYKVKDIRTPQGTEELKKDFLQVLDDSVRYCEVMKMGANLAFNRYYGSASQKKDEADRIDKEVQNEYASFIDQYERIKSDLLK
- a CDS encoding histidinol-phosphatase, whose protein sequence is MKADYHMHFEKGSYDKAWVEGFFQAAKERGLEEIGISEHSHTFPEFKELYYEDLILDDSFVGSFQQQWLKSNKFKYTIDEYFAFMHELQKDHQVKIGMEVCNFQDQGKVADILKDYDFDYLIGSVHFLRGWAYDSAEIKAEWDNHDLREIYEWYTEEAEKLADSGLYDVLGHPFNIRLFRILPDFDVTPYLERVARALHKAGMGIDVNTGTYYRYPIEEISPYPDFMEVAAKYDLPLIITSDAHQPKDCGAYHEEAVKYARSFGFTKAWNFSRRERVSVELV
- a CDS encoding HAD family hydrolase — its product is MIKIIFSDMDGTLLDEQGNLPEEFPQVIEEMKSYGVLFAPASGRQYYSLLDSFSDYKDDFLFVAENGTLVKQGGKELFSSPMPRKLALKVIKDGLANTPGYGVVCGKKSAYALHEQYTEEFQAEMHKYFTHALAVDGFDDLDDDIIKVSFFDPTANADKTLYPYLKKYNGRLQVVLASAYWVDIIGFGINKGIAIQQVQKKLKITPKECAAFGDYMNDAEMMSSVYYSYAMANAHPKVKELARFEAKSNAEHGVMVQIRELLKSGLCGEKKN